Proteins encoded by one window of Planktothrix tepida PCC 9214:
- a CDS encoding calcium-binding protein — MLTLETLFDEEFYLAKYPDVAKTIESGEFDTAFDHFIEIGQESGYEPNAIFDSQYYQKSNPDLSAQIEEGFLTPVEHFINYGQFELRSPNPFFDPFYYLERYSDVKGAFLRAEINPFEHFFLHGQYEGRNPSLAFDTDFYQTRYPEIRSELESGLYNTLFEHFWQQGLADGRLGTPPALKDDLTQAVDIDILLGDQTIIGLVTDADPVDIYQFIIPNFKSDFSAIMNQMKANLDLDLIQDLNGNQAVQSNEIIASSANLGLTPESIQIDQLPRGTYFLRVSSVEGNTNYLLNLSATPV, encoded by the coding sequence ATGTTAACGTTAGAAACCTTGTTTGATGAAGAATTTTATCTTGCCAAATATCCTGATGTTGCTAAAACAATTGAAAGTGGAGAATTTGATACAGCTTTTGATCATTTTATCGAGATAGGTCAAGAATCAGGTTATGAACCTAATGCTATCTTTGATAGTCAATATTATCAGAAGTCTAATCCCGATTTATCTGCCCAAATAGAAGAAGGATTTCTGACACCTGTTGAACATTTTATTAATTATGGTCAGTTTGAATTGCGCTCTCCGAATCCCTTTTTTGATCCATTCTATTATTTAGAACGATATTCCGATGTCAAAGGTGCTTTCCTGAGAGCAGAAATTAATCCCTTTGAACATTTTTTTCTGCACGGACAATACGAAGGGCGAAATCCTAGTTTAGCTTTTGATACTGACTTTTATCAAACTCGATATCCTGAAATTAGATCAGAATTAGAATCAGGACTATATAACACCTTATTTGAACATTTTTGGCAGCAAGGGTTAGCCGACGGAAGATTAGGAACACCTCCGGCTTTAAAAGATGATCTGACTCAAGCCGTTGATATTGATATTCTGTTAGGTGATCAAACAATTATTGGTTTAGTTACTGATGCTGACCCGGTTGATATTTATCAATTTATTATTCCTAATTTTAAGAGTGATTTTAGTGCTATCATGAATCAAATGAAGGCTAATTTAGATTTAGATTTAATTCAAGATTTGAATGGAAATCAAGCCGTTCAAAGTAATGAAATTATTGCGAGTTCTGCTAATTTAGGTTTAACCCCAGAATCGATTCAAATTGACCAATTACCGAGGGGTACATATTTTCTACGAGTCTCTTCAGTAGAAGGAAACACAAATTATCTCCTAAATTTATCAGCAACTCCTGTTTAG
- a CDS encoding response regulator, with translation MQSNLLRLLLVEDDELFRLGLNIRLQKEADIKIIGEATDGETAVELTNQYLPDVVLLDIGLPGIGGVEACRQIKQNHPEIPILVLTSHFQKSLIERLIQAGASGYCLKGIEPHLLILALHSVAAGASWWDQTVTAEIRTFFENTSSGETQNTVIAAHDLTQREQEILALIADGKTNQEIANLLHITLGTVRSHVHAILQKLEVRDRTQAAILAIQKGLISKPS, from the coding sequence ATGCAATCAAACCTATTAAGACTTTTATTAGTTGAAGATGATGAATTATTTCGTCTAGGACTAAATATTCGTTTGCAAAAAGAAGCCGACATCAAAATTATTGGCGAAGCTACTGATGGAGAAACAGCCGTTGAATTAACAAATCAATATTTACCAGATGTGGTATTATTAGATATAGGATTACCTGGAATTGGAGGCGTAGAAGCCTGTCGTCAAATCAAACAAAACCACCCTGAAATTCCGATTTTAGTCTTAACTTCTCATTTCCAAAAAAGCCTAATTGAACGGTTAATTCAAGCGGGTGCATCCGGGTATTGTTTAAAAGGAATTGAACCTCATTTACTAATTTTAGCCTTACATTCTGTTGCTGCTGGAGCCTCTTGGTGGGATCAAACGGTAACGGCAGAAATTCGGACATTTTTTGAGAATACTAGCTCAGGAGAAACCCAAAATACAGTGATCGCTGCTCATGATTTAACCCAAAGAGAACAAGAAATTTTAGCCTTAATTGCTGATGGGAAAACGAATCAAGAAATTGCAAATTTACTTCATATTACATTAGGAACAGTTAGAAGTCATGTTCATGCTATTTTACAAAAGTTAGAAGTACGCGATCGCACCCAAGCTGCAATTCTAGCGATTCAGAAAGGATTGATTTCTAAACCTTCATGA
- a CDS encoding sensor histidine kinase, with the protein MTLKNPLKIHWLILGFFAVVILLEYTTPADYVFGYLYTVPILLAHPRLNRMITLQVTVSACLLTLLNLVFPLAEINNSATVANRIIVVFALIVTGWLSDRTRRYEEAISQQQAQLQAHQKLASVREDFASTLTHDLKTPLLGAIEMLKSFQNRQFGDINSTQEKILDMMLRSHQSSLQLVQTLLDVYRNDTEGLKLNLEPINLVEIAEEAIATLTNLAETRRIYFNLSYQDSNFRRYLWVKGDQLQLQRVFSNLLINGINHSPRGGRVEVILESEAHFQVVKIWDQGLGITPEELPNLFERFYQGNSDRQAKGSGLGLYLTRQIIEAHGGIIWAENKIPNGAMFCFRLPALAQG; encoded by the coding sequence ATGACTTTAAAAAATCCTTTAAAAATTCATTGGTTAATTTTAGGATTCTTTGCGGTGGTGATTTTATTAGAATATACGACTCCCGCAGACTATGTTTTTGGTTATCTTTATACGGTTCCGATTTTATTAGCTCACCCCCGTTTAAATCGGATGATTACGCTACAAGTAACTGTATCTGCTTGTTTATTAACGTTATTAAATTTAGTTTTTCCCCTTGCTGAAATTAATAATTCAGCAACAGTTGCTAATCGAATAATTGTAGTTTTTGCTTTAATTGTTACAGGTTGGTTAAGCGATCGCACTCGTCGCTATGAAGAAGCGATTTCTCAACAACAAGCTCAACTCCAAGCTCATCAAAAACTAGCCAGTGTTCGAGAAGATTTTGCGTCTACTTTGACTCATGATTTAAAAACACCGCTTTTAGGGGCAATTGAAATGCTAAAATCCTTTCAAAACAGACAGTTTGGTGATATTAATTCAACTCAAGAAAAAATTCTCGATATGATGTTGCGTTCTCACCAAAGTAGCTTACAGTTAGTTCAAACTTTATTGGATGTTTATCGGAATGATACGGAGGGATTAAAACTAAATTTAGAACCGATTAATTTAGTTGAAATTGCAGAAGAAGCGATCGCAACTTTAACGAATTTAGCAGAAACCCGGCGAATTTATTTTAATTTAAGTTATCAAGATTCTAATTTTCGCCGATATCTCTGGGTCAAAGGCGATCAACTGCAACTCCAGCGCGTTTTTAGTAATTTATTAATTAATGGGATTAATCATTCTCCGCGTGGAGGTCGGGTTGAAGTAATATTGGAGTCTGAAGCTCATTTTCAAGTGGTGAAAATTTGGGATCAGGGTCTAGGAATAACCCCCGAAGAATTGCCGAATTTGTTTGAGCGATTTTATCAAGGAAATAGCGATCGCCAAGCGAAAGGCTCAGGATTAGGATTATACTTAACTCGACAAATTATTGAAGCCCATGGAGGTATAATTTGGGCAGAAAACAAAATCCCCAATGGGGCAATGTTTTGTTTTCGCCTTCCGGCTCTGGCTCAGGGATAA